Part of the Solwaraspora sp. WMMA2065 genome is shown below.
GCGTGTATTGGCGCCAGGTCGGGGTCTGGGCGGTGTGGTTGAGGTAGAGGGTGGGTGTTCCTTGGCGGTCGGTGATGGCGAAGGTGTAGTTGGTGCCGGTGCCGGTGCGGATGCAGACGGTTCCGCCGGGGAGTGTGTAGTAGCGGGCGCCGGTGACGGCCTGGGTGGTGGTGTTGAGGGTGTGTTGCTGGCCGGGGAGGTAGAGGGTGGTGGTGCCGGGGTCTTTTTGGAGGAGCAGGTTGCCGTCGGCGTCGTAGAGGAAGGTGCTGTCGCCGGTGGTGCTGCCGTCGATGGCGGTGAGTTGTCCGGCGTCGTTCCAGGTCAGGGTCTGGTTGCCGTTGCCCGCGTCGCGGCTGGTCATGTTGCCGGCGTCGTCGTAGCCGTAGGCGTGGCTGGTGGTGGTGGCTCCGGTTGTGGTGGTGCCGGTGAGGGTGTGTGGTTGTCCGGCGCCGTTGCCGTCGTGGGTGTAGGTGGTGGTGGTGTCGGAGCCGCCGCTGGTCGAGTAGCGGGTTTGTTCGGTCCGGTTGCCGATCAGGTCGAACTGCCAGCTGGTCCAGTAGGCGCTGGACGGGCCGAGGTTGCTGCCGACGGTGCTGCGGCTGGTGGGGGTGGGGGTGGCGGCGCAGTCGTCGGTGGCGGTCCAGGCCTGGGTGAGGCGTTGCAGGTCGTCGTACTCGAAGCACTGGGTTTCTGAGGTGCTTGTCGAGGCGAGCCGGGTGGAGGTCTGTCGGGTGACGTTGCCGTACGGGTCGTACTGGTAGTGCTGCCGGTCGATTTCGGCGGGTGTGGCCGCGGCGCGGGTGACGAGTTGTTGGGTGAGGCGGCCGGTGTGGTCGTCGTAGCTGTTGGTGATGTAGGCCCAGTTGGGTGATGCGCCGATGGTGACCTGGTTGGTTCGTGCCCAGGCGTCGTAGGAGGTGCCGTCGGCGTAGCCGGCGAGACCGCCGACGACGCTGGGTAGGTCGAAGCCGCCGGTGTAGAAGTGGTTGACGGTTTCGGCGGGCAGGCCGCCTCGGCCGGGGTACACGCTGCGGCCCAGCAGGCCGGTGGTGGTCGTGTACACCTGGGTGAAGGTGTAGGCGCCGGCGAGGAGGCCTTCGGCGGTGGGGATGGTGACGGTCTGGCCGATCGGCTTGCCGAACACGTTGAACCCGCGTTGCTGCGTCGTGTACGGGTTGCCGTCCCAGTAGGCGGTGGTGGTGGTGAGTTGCCCGATCGGGTACCGCATGTTGGGGATGGCGTTGTTGGCGTTGTCGTACACCCAGGACGCGAGTTGGTTGGCCGGTGTCTGGGAGGCGATGGTGGCGGCGTACCTGCCGGTCTTGCGGTTGAGCGCGTCGTAGGTGTGTGAGGTGGTCTTGCCCCGGGAGTCGGTGGACTGGAGCAGGTTGCCGTTGCCGTCGTAGGTCATGCCGGTGGTGGTGCCGGCGTCGGGGTCGGTCCTGGCGGTGACCCGCCCGAGCAGGTTGTAGGTCGACGTCCACATGTTGCCGTCGGTGTCGGTGACGCGGTGTTGGTTGCCGTGTCCGTCGTAGCCGTAGGTGGAGGTGACCGGGGTGCCGCCGGTGACGGTGAACACGCCGCTGAAGGTGTTGGC
Proteins encoded:
- a CDS encoding RHS repeat-associated core domain-containing protein — encoded protein: MVHNGDRTTVIPPDGGTVRTTVTDPLGRTSQLLEYSTPPTLNTPANTFSGVFTVTGGTPVTSTYGYDGHGNQHRVTDTDGNMWTSTYNLLGRVTARTDPDAGTTTGMTYDGNGNLLQSTDSRGKTTSHTYDALNRKTGRYAATIASQTPANQLASWVYDNANNAIPNMRYPIGQLTTTTAYWDGNPYTTQQRGFNVFGKPIGQTVTIPTAEGLLAGAYTFTQVYTTTTGLLGRSVYPGRGGLPAETVNHFYTGGFDLPSVVGGLAGYADGTSYDAWARTNQVTIGASPNWAYITNSYDDHTGRLTQQLVTRAAATPAEIDRQHYQYDPYGNVTRQTSTRLASTSTSETQCFEYDDLQRLTQAWTATDDCAATPTPTSRSTVGSNLGPSSAYWTSWQFDLIGNRTEQTRYSTSGGSDTTTTYTHDGNGAGQPHTLTGTTTTGATTTSHAYGYDDAGNMTSRDAGNGNQTLTWNDAGQLTAIDGSTTGDSTFLYDADGNLLLQKDPGTTTLYLPGQQHTLNTTTQAVTGARYYTLPGGTVCIRTGTGTNYTFAITDRQGTPTLYLNHTAQTPTWRQYTPYGAPRGATTTPPDNCGFLGKPENTTTGLTRLGARDYDPTTGQFISVDPIQDMGDPQQWNGYSYANNNPITMSDPDGLRPLATNTVQEDDAGGGGKHETTDQKGSCSSIKSCERGHDRTSSWGNTPLAPKWNANWATALKRLFPSRCSGGSDNRSGCGGPAAWMVDAVRYGAEAGVDPRLVLSVLMAEVGNSENWDPLDRRLQLLSVAADKLGVYGPIKNIVGWVTGFKKGEGCNPPSIGWGNIQEGTFNEVKGNHPEALGSVDWTDLIADPSLSIKVTAYALADYQALAEKNAPDGMRAIWTPQQVAAGIYNIGPDNYNAARSRGRFGPRGSTYTATIGRYMQASDQLICESGVFSC